A segment of the Streptomyces sp. ITFR-21 genome:
GTATCGGAGTGCGTCGTCACCGGGGCAGACTATCGCGGGGCACCGCTCAGGGAAGCCGCCAGTCGACCGGCTGGACGCCTTGCCCGACCAGCAGGTCGTTGGTGCGGCTGAACGGCCTGGAGCCGAAGAATCCGCGGTCGGCGGACATCGGCGAGGGGTGCGCGGACTCGATCGCCGGCAGCGGGCCGAGCAGCGGGCGCACATTGCGCGCGTCCCGCCCCCACAGGATCGACACCAGCGGCCGGCCCCGGGCGGCCAGCGCCCTGATCGCCTGCTCGGTGACGGCCTCCCAGCCCTTGCCGCGATGCGCCGCGGGCCGCTTGGGCGCGGTGGTCAGCGCCCTGTTGAGCAGCAGCACCCCCTGCCGGGTCCACGGTGTGAGGTCGCCGTCGGACGGCCGCGGCACCCCGAGGTCGGCGCACAGCTCCCGGTAGATGTTCTCCAGGCTGCCCGGCAGCGGGCGCACGTCGGGTGCGACGGAGAAGCTGAGGCCGACCGCGTGTCCCGGGGTGGGATACGGGTCCTGGCCGACGATGAGGACCCGTACCTCGTCGAACGGCTGCTGGAAGGCGCGCAGGACGTTCGCCCCCGACGGCAGGTACGTACGGCCCGCGGCGATCTCGGCGCGGAGGAAGTCCCCCATCGCGGCGATCTGGCCCGCCACGGGCTCCAGCGCCTTCGCCCAGCCCGCTTCGACGATCTCGTGCAATGGTCGTGCAGTCACGGTCCGTCACTCTACTGGGTCAACGGCGGTGCTCCGTACGGCGATCCGCGTCCGGAACGCGAAACGCCGGATGCGGGCGCCGGAGCGCGGACCGAGCGCGGGGTCAGCGAACGGGACGCCGGGTCAGCGGACCGGGCGCGGGTAGGCCCTGGCGTACTGCACCGGCACGGTCGCCGCAGCCGGGGCGCCGAGTTCGTAGGCCGCCCGCAGCGGCCAGGACGGCTGGCGCAGCAGCGCGCGGGCCAGCAGGACGGCGTCGGCCTGGCCGCTGGCAAGGATCGTCTCGGCCTGGTGCGGCTCGGTGATCTCGCCGACCGCGGCGACCGGCAGTTCGGTCTCGGCCTTGACCCGTGCGGCGAACGGCACCTGGTAGCCGGGCCCGGTCGGGACGCGCACCCCGGGCGCGTCGCCGCCGCTCGACACGTCCATCAGGTCCACCCCGCGCACCAGCAACTCCTTGGCGAGCCGGACGGTGTCGTCGGGCGTCCAGCCGCCGCGCTCCAGCCAGTCGGTGGCCGAGATGCGGAAGAACAGCGGGAGTTCGGCCGGCCAGACCTCGCGGACCGCGTCGACCACCTCCAGCGCGAAGCGGATCCGGTTCTCGAAGGCGCCGCCGTAGCCGTCGGTGCGGCGGTTGCTGTGCGGGGACAGGAACTGGCCGATCAGGTACCCGTGGGCGCCGTGCACCTCGGCCACCTGGAAGCCGGCCGCCAGCGCCCGCTCGGCGGCGGCGGCGAACTGGGCCACCACCGCGGCGATCGCGTCCCGCGTCAGTTCCCGCGGCACCGGGTGGCCTTCGTCGAAGGGCACCGGGCTGGGCGCGACGGGCTGCCAGCCGTGCGCGTCGCCGCCCACCGGGCCGCCGCCCTGCCAGGGCGCGGCGGTGGACGCCTTGCGGCCGGCGTGCGCGAGCTGGATGCCCGCCGCGACGCCGTGCTCCTTGAAGAAGCCGGTGATCCGGCGGAACCGGTCCACCTGGTGGTCGTTCCAGATGCCGAGGTCGTACGGGCTGATCCGGCCCTCCGGGCCGACCGCGGTGGCCTCGGTCAGGATCAGTCCGGCGCCGCCGGTCGCGCGTGCCCCGTAGTGGGCGAGGTGCCAGTCGTTCGGCGCGCCCTGGTCGGGGCCGTCGGGGAGCGCCGAGTACTGGCACATCGGCGCCATCCAGGCGCGGTTGCGCACTGTCAGGGACCGCAGGGTGATGGGTTCGAACAGTGCGCTCACGGGCTGCTCCTCGTCGTCGGCCCCGTCAGCCGATTCTGGCACTTCCCGGACGTGCGGCAGCGGCCGGGGCGGGCGCGGGGACGGACTCCTCGGCGCGGCAGGGCCGCCGCGGCCGCGGGCCCGGCTCACCGCCGCGCAGCTCCCCGCCGGACGGCGGCAGGCCCGCCGACCAGTCCAGTTCGTACCGCTGGAACAGCTCGGCCCGCAGCTTGGCCAGCGGCATGGGGGCGCCGGGCAGCAGCAGCGCAACCGTCGCGCCCATCAGCAGGGCGCGCAGCAGCCGGTACTCCTCATCGGGGTCGGCCGCGCCCCAGCACGCCACCGCCTGCCGGAGCAGCAGGGCGAGCCGCTGCTGCTCGGGACACTGGATGAACCCCTCCTCCTGGAGGATCGACGCCATGTGGGTGCGCATCAGCGTGGTGTGCGTCTGTGTCAGCCCGAGGATCGCGTCGATGGCCCGGGCGAGCAGCTCCTCGCCGTCCTCGGTGCGCGGCTCGCGCTCCATCGCCGCCGCCAGCTCCTGGTTCATCAGACGGTGCACCGCGGACTGGAGCAGCGCGCGCTTGCCGGAGTAGTAGTACGAGACCAGGCCGCGGGCGGACCCGGCGCGTTTGGTGATGTCGGCGAGGGTGGTGGCCTCGTAGCCGCGCTCCTCGACCAGCTCCACGGTCGCCTGCAGCAACCGCTCCCGCGAGCGCTGGCGCATTGCTTCATTGACCGATGGGCTTCGAGGGGACATGATTTACTCCTGCGTTGACTGGCTGCGAGCCAATATACTCAGCGCGTCCCGCCGGGCCACGGCCCGAACGGGAACGGGGAAAGGGCGCCGGACCCGGCGACGCGGGGGATCGTCGGGTCCGGCGTCCGTCTGCGCCGACGCTCACCCGGGACCATGTCAAGCGCCCTTGTCTGGCGGGGAAAAGCTGCAGGCCAATGCCGCTGCAACCACGGATGCTGCCGACCGGCGGGGTGTTCCGAGCCCGCGAAGAGGCGCCAGT
Coding sequences within it:
- a CDS encoding uracil-DNA glycosylase; this translates as MTARPLHEIVEAGWAKALEPVAGQIAAMGDFLRAEIAAGRTYLPSGANVLRAFQQPFDEVRVLIVGQDPYPTPGHAVGLSFSVAPDVRPLPGSLENIYRELCADLGVPRPSDGDLTPWTRQGVLLLNRALTTAPKRPAAHRGKGWEAVTEQAIRALAARGRPLVSILWGRDARNVRPLLGPLPAIESAHPSPMSADRGFFGSRPFSRTNDLLVGQGVQPVDWRLP
- a CDS encoding NADH:flavin oxidoreductase/NADH oxidase, with the translated sequence MSALFEPITLRSLTVRNRAWMAPMCQYSALPDGPDQGAPNDWHLAHYGARATGGAGLILTEATAVGPEGRISPYDLGIWNDHQVDRFRRITGFFKEHGVAAGIQLAHAGRKASTAAPWQGGGPVGGDAHGWQPVAPSPVPFDEGHPVPRELTRDAIAAVVAQFAAAAERALAAGFQVAEVHGAHGYLIGQFLSPHSNRRTDGYGGAFENRIRFALEVVDAVREVWPAELPLFFRISATDWLERGGWTPDDTVRLAKELLVRGVDLMDVSSGGDAPGVRVPTGPGYQVPFAARVKAETELPVAAVGEITEPHQAETILASGQADAVLLARALLRQPSWPLRAAYELGAPAAATVPVQYARAYPRPVR
- a CDS encoding TetR/AcrR family transcriptional regulator, translating into MSPRSPSVNEAMRQRSRERLLQATVELVEERGYEATTLADITKRAGSARGLVSYYYSGKRALLQSAVHRLMNQELAAAMEREPRTEDGEELLARAIDAILGLTQTHTTLMRTHMASILQEEGFIQCPEQQRLALLLRQAVACWGAADPDEEYRLLRALLMGATVALLLPGAPMPLAKLRAELFQRYELDWSAGLPPSGGELRGGEPGPRPRRPCRAEESVPAPAPAAAARPGSARIG